The Paramisgurnus dabryanus chromosome 1, PD_genome_1.1, whole genome shotgun sequence genome includes a window with the following:
- the chrm2a gene encoding muscarinic acetylcholine receptor M2a, protein MDTINFTFWNASDGNETTETVDESPYKTVEVVFIVLVAGSLSLVTVIGNILVMLSIKVNRSLQTVNNYFLFSLACADLIIGLCSMNLYTVYIVIGYWPLGPVVCDLWLALDYVVSNASVMNLLIISFDRYFCVTKPLSYPVKRTTKMAGMMIAAAWVLSFILWAPAILFWQFIVGGRTVPEKECYIQFFSNAAVTFGTAIAAFYLPVIIMMVLYWQISRASKSRVKKDNRKPSGAIPDVASPSQTRENTTNKPTNNNVPAEEADRGQTQITDDAANQHDAKLQNGKAPSTASGEVEAEEAVGGNCIPAEEKESSNDSTSGSGAITNQKDEAALSTANDGQAPVRHRAKPGGSKLTCIKIITKSPKGDCYAPSNATVEIVPATERQNHVARKIVKMTKQPPKKKKAPSSREKKVTRTIMAILVAFVATWTPYNVMVLINTFCSSCIPNTVWTIGYWLCYINSTINPACYALCNITFKKTFKQLLLCQYKNIRSTR, encoded by the coding sequence ATGGATACAATAAACTTCACCTTCTGGAATGCATCTGATGGCAACGAGACGACAGAGACAGTGGACGAGAGTCCATATAAGACAGTGGAGGTGGTGTTCATTGTACTGGTGGCCGGCTCACTTAGTCTGGTCACTGTGATCGGGAACATTCTGGTCATGCTCTCCATCAAAGTGAACAGAAGCCTGCAGACTGTCAACAACTACTTCCTGTTTAGCCTGGCCTGTGCTGACCTCATCATTGGCCTCTGCTCTATGAACTTGTATACAGTCTACATTGTAATTGGATACTGGCCACTTGGGCCTGTTGTGTGTGATTTGTGGTTAGCGTTGGACTATGTGGTGAGCAACGCTTCAGTCATGAACCTTTTGATTATCAGCTTTGATCGTTACTTTTGTGTCACCAAGCCGCTAAGCTACCCAGTAAAGAGGACGACCAAAATGGCGGGGATGATGATTGCTGCCGCCTGGGTGTTGTCCTTTATCCTCTGGGCCCCAGCCATCCTGTTCTGGCAGTTTATCGTCGGTGGGCGAACAGTGCCAGAGAAAGAGTGCTACATTCAGTTCTTTTCGAACGCGGCGGTCACGTTCGGCACGGCCATAGCCGCTTTTTACCTACCGGTCATCATTATGATGGTGCTGTACTGGCAGATCTCCCGGGCCAGTAAGAGCCGTGTCAAGAAAGACAACCGGAAGCCGTCGGGCGCCATCCCCGACGTTGCTTCTCCGAGTCAGACTCGCGAAAACACCACCAACAAACCTACCAACAACAACGTGCCGGCCGAGGAAGCGGATCGAGGTCAGACCCAGATCACAGATGACGCGGCCAACCAGCACGACGCCAAACTTCAGAACGGCAAAGCACCGTCTACTGCCAGCGGAGAAGTGGAAGCGGAGGAGGCAGTAGGAGGTAACTGCATTCCCGCGGAGGAGAAAGAAAGCTCCAACGATTCCACCTCAGGCAGCGGAGCCATAACGAATCAAAAAGATGAAGCGGCACTGTCTACAGCCAATGACGGCCAGGCTCCCGTCAGGCACCGCGCCAAGCCTGGAGGTTCCAAACTTACTTGCATCAAGATCATCACCAAATCGCCCAAAGGAGATTGTTACGCTCCCTCGAATGCGACAGTGGAGATCGTTCCAGCAACCGAGAGGCAGAACCACGTGGCGAGGAAGATCGTTAAGATGACCAAGCAGCCGCCCAAGAAGAAAAAAGCGCCGTCCTCTCGGGAAAAGAAGGTGACGCGCACCATCATGGCCATCCTGGTGGCGTTTGTGGCTACGTGGACGCCCTACAATGTGATGGTCCTCATTAATACCTTCTGCTCCAGCTGTATTCCCAACACGGTGTGGACCATTGGATACTGGCTCTGTTACATCAACAGCACCATCAACCCCGCCTGCTACGCCCTGTGCAACATCACCTTCAAAAAGACATTCAAACAACTGCTGCTCTGTCAGTATAAAAATATACGCTCCACTCGATGA
- the ptn gene encoding pleiotrophin isoform X1: protein MKSPETESQAAVSMQQQQCVCVALLALLVITVTTADGGKTEKQGKKERKSDCGEWQWSVCVANEGDCGLGTREGTRTGNDCKQTIKTQRCKIPCNWKKQFGGECKYEFEAWGECDSSTGMKTRIGMLKRALMDANCPNTVNATKPCAKPKSKPQDSQKQKPKRDGKKDRNPTD, encoded by the exons ATGAAGTCACCAGAGACGGAAAGCCAAGCAGCAGTAAG CATGCAGCAGcagcaatgtgtgtgtgtggctttATTAGCCCTCCTGGTCATCACAGTGACAACGGCAGATGGTGGTAAAACAGAGAAACAAG GTAAAAAGGAGCGTAAATCAGATTGTGGTGAGTGGCAGTGGAGTGTCTGTGTGGCTAATGAGGGTGACTGCGGTCTGGGCACGAGAGAAGGCACACGCACCGGCAATGACTGCAAACAGACCATCAAAACCCAGCGCTGCAAAATCCCCTGCAACTGGAAAAAACAGTTTGGAG GTGAATGTAAATATGAGTTTGAGGCATGGGGTGAGTGTGACTCCAGCACAGGAATGAAGACACGCATCGGTATGCTAAAGCGAGCGCTGATGGACGCCAACTGTCCAAACACCGTCAATGCTACTAAACCCTGTGCAAAACCCAAGAGCAAACCGCAAG ACTCACAGAAGCAGAAGCCAAAGCGGGACGGAAAGAAGGATCGAAACCCAACAGACTAG
- the ptn gene encoding pleiotrophin isoform X2: protein MQQQQCVCVALLALLVITVTTADGGKTEKQGKKERKSDCGEWQWSVCVANEGDCGLGTREGTRTGNDCKQTIKTQRCKIPCNWKKQFGGECKYEFEAWGECDSSTGMKTRIGMLKRALMDANCPNTVNATKPCAKPKSKPQDSQKQKPKRDGKKDRNPTD, encoded by the exons ATGCAGCAGcagcaatgtgtgtgtgtggctttATTAGCCCTCCTGGTCATCACAGTGACAACGGCAGATGGTGGTAAAACAGAGAAACAAG GTAAAAAGGAGCGTAAATCAGATTGTGGTGAGTGGCAGTGGAGTGTCTGTGTGGCTAATGAGGGTGACTGCGGTCTGGGCACGAGAGAAGGCACACGCACCGGCAATGACTGCAAACAGACCATCAAAACCCAGCGCTGCAAAATCCCCTGCAACTGGAAAAAACAGTTTGGAG GTGAATGTAAATATGAGTTTGAGGCATGGGGTGAGTGTGACTCCAGCACAGGAATGAAGACACGCATCGGTATGCTAAAGCGAGCGCTGATGGACGCCAACTGTCCAAACACCGTCAATGCTACTAAACCCTGTGCAAAACCCAAGAGCAAACCGCAAG ACTCACAGAAGCAGAAGCCAAAGCGGGACGGAAAGAAGGATCGAAACCCAACAGACTAG